The uncultured Bacteroides sp. DNA segment CCATTATTACGACTTTAGGAGAGCTTCGAACAAGGAACAAACTATCTACAGCAGCTTTTATTCTTTCGGCTACACAGACACGGTTTGCTTCAGACGCTTTCTGACCGCCTAAACGAGAGGGAAGATGAACGACGAAAACATCCAACGTATCACTGTTGATGATCAGCCCAGTGGCGTGAAGAATATCCCGTGTGGGATACGAATGTTCGCCCGGAAGAGAAATACGGAGTGATTCCCAACTTAATAATTTGAAACTCCCGCGTTGATAGAGAAGCGCTACATCAATGCCACGCTTGTCTGGAGAGTTGGTCATTACGTATTGATAATCCTCTTTCTTTAGCGGAGAATAGAGAGTAAGGTCACGTAATACACTATCATTTTCAACTTCGCACATGCCAATCAGTACGGGAGGAGCCCATTCGCCAACCGCAGTGATGGTGCGAGCTACATTGGCCAATTTCTTTTTATATCGTCCGTAATTCCAATTGCGCATGGAGGTTGGCAGAAATTCCAGATCATTCTTTAATGTATCATGCTTGCAATCGAAAAGGTTTTCTACATTCCAGAACATCAGGCGAAAAGACGCACTTTCTTGCGCTTTTAGGTTTGCTGCAATAAGCAGAAGAAAAACGAAAAAGATCAGTGTTCGTTTGCTGAAATTCCTCCAACCGATGAGACGAACGAGTGTTAATCGGTCTAATATTGGTGGATTGTAGCAAATTGCTTTGGATGAAAAGATCATGTGGTAAGTGTGGCAATTAGTTAGTTTTGGGTATAGAATGAAAACGACAAAGAATAAGGGTTATCGAGAAAACCGAAGTTTTTGATAACCCTTATTTATTTGTGTAATCGTGCTGTCGATTGCTTACTTTTTTTCAGGGATGTTAGCCAGTACATCAAGCAGATGTTTCCAGAATTTGTCGACAGAAGGAATATGCATTCTCTCGTCAGGGGAGTGAACACCTGTGAGCGTGGGGCCGAACGAGATCATATCCAATGAAGGATATTTATCGAGGAACAAGCCGCATTCCAAACCTGCGTGAATCGCTTTCACTTTAGCCTCAACTCCAAACAGACGTTTATAAGAAGCAGCTGTAACCTCCAATATTTCAGAATGTGGATTCGGCTTCCAACCCGGATATCCCTCACCAAATGAAACACTGGCTCCTCCGAGTTCAAAAGCGGCACGCACAGTGTTGGCCATATCATTGCGGGCAGAAAGTATAGAACTGCGTTGGCTGGTTGCTATCTTTATCACATTTCCCTCTTGCATCTTCACTGAAGCTAAGTTGGTGGATGTTTCTACCAAGCCCGGGATGTCCTGACTCATGGCGAATACTCCGTGCGGAGTGGCATATAGTGTCTTCAATAGACGAGAAGTGGTGTCTTTGTCGATCGCAGTCGTACGTAGAGTCTCGGATTGCAAGACTAATTTCAAATTAGGTTCAGTGACTGACAACTCGTTTTCTAATTCTGCAGAGAATATATTGAGATCTACTCTGACTAACTCCTTCGCATCGTGAGGTACAGCGCAGATGGCGTATGCTTCACGAGGAATCGCATTGTGCAGATTGCCTCCATTTATTTCGCTGAGATATAGATCGTATTTTTGGGCCGTTTGGCTGAGGAATCTATTTAATATTTTGTTGGCGTTGCCTCTTCCGAGATGAATATCACCTCCCGAGTGTCCGCCTTTTAATCCTTTCACTTCTACTTTAAAGAAGAAATAACCTTCGGGCACAGTTACCTCTTTGTAGTGAAATTCGCCAATTGAACCGATGCCGCCGGCACAGCCAATAAAAAGTTCCCCTTCATCTTCAGAATCAAGATTGAGCAATATATCACCGCTTAGAAATCCCTCTTTCAGTGCAAAAGCACCTGTCAACCCTGTCTCTTCATCTACTGTAAACAAGCATTCAAGCGGACCGTGTTCTATATCGTTAGCGGCTAGAATCGCTAATTCGGTAGCAACTCCTATTCCATTATCAGCGCCAAGAGTTGTACCTTTCGCTTTTAACCATTCACCGTCAATTTCTGTCTCAATAGGATCTGTAAGGAAGTTGTGCGTCACATCATTATTCTTCTCGCATACCATGTCTACATGCGATTGCAACACTACAGTCTTTAAATGTTCTTTGCCTTTAGTCGCAGGTTTCTTTATTAGTATATTGCCACACTCATCTTTGAGAATTTCCAGTTTATGCTCTTTTGCGAATGCCTCTAGAAAGGCAATAATCTTTTCTTCCTTTTTAGAAGGACGAGGCACTTTACATATTTCATTGAAATAGTGAAATACGGCAGTTGGTTTTAATTCAGATAATTCCATGTTTCTTATTTTATGAATTCATAATTGAGGTTAAAATATAGTTGTCTTTTCTTTGCCTGCTTTCTCCCTTCATTCAAGAGCGATTTTGTCGCAAAAGTTAAGTTCCTTGTATATTTTAACCGTTTATTGCTAAATATGGTTAAATAGGCTCTTTGGCAGTAAACCCTTTTCTTTTTTTTATCCAAAAAAAGAGGGCATAGTCCATACAAAACTCTATATTTGCATCCACAAAATTAGTAGAAATGCTCAATACAATACTGATAACTCTGTTAATAGTTGCTATTTGTCTCGGATTATTAGGCCTGAAGGTCTTTTTTGTAAGAGGAGGTAAGTTCCCTAACGGGCACGTAAGTGGAAATCAGGTTTTGAAAGAAAAAGGAATCAGTTGCGCCCAGTCTCAGGATCGGGAAGCACAGAATAAACCACGATTTTCTTTTCGTGACGTTGAGCGAACCTTGAATGATAGTATGAATTAATTATTTTAAAACTATATTTTATAAGTTATGAAGAGAACAAACCACTTCGTCAGCGGAATTGCGGCTATTGCAGTCATCGTTTTATTTGCACAATGTTCAGGTAAGGCAGAAAATAAGGCACCAGAAGTTTCCGGTGGGGCAATAGGCACATCAAACATGAAAATAGCTTATGTTGAAATAGATACCTTGCTTACTCAATATAATTTTTGGAATGACTTAAACGAAGCAATGATGAAGAAAGAGGAGAACATACGTGCTACTCTGAATCAGAAAGCTCGCGAATTGGACGCTGAGGCTCAGGATTTTCAACGTAAATTGCAGAATAACGCTTTTGTTAGCCGCGACAGAGCAGAGCAAGAACATGCCCGCATAACTAAAAAGCAACAGGATTTGCAAGAGTTGCAAACTCGATTGTCAAATGAGCTGGCTGCCGAAAATCAAAAGAATAGTTTGCAACTTCGTGATTCAATCAATTCTTTCTTGAAGAAGTATAATAAGACAAAAGGATATAGCATGATCATCAGCAATACCGGTTTTGATAATCTTCTATATGCTGATAGTGCTTATAATATTACGAAAGAAATAGTAGAAGGTTTGAATGCAAGGTATACTCCTGCTTCAAAGAAATAATTAGAAGTGTTCTATTAGAACTAAAAAAGTAGCAGT contains these protein-coding regions:
- a CDS encoding OmpH family outer membrane protein, which encodes MKRTNHFVSGIAAIAVIVLFAQCSGKAENKAPEVSGGAIGTSNMKIAYVEIDTLLTQYNFWNDLNEAMMKKEENIRATLNQKARELDAEAQDFQRKLQNNAFVSRDRAEQEHARITKKQQDLQELQTRLSNELAAENQKNSLQLRDSINSFLKKYNKTKGYSMIISNTGFDNLLYADSAYNITKEIVEGLNARYTPASKK
- a CDS encoding aminoacyl-histidine dipeptidase → MELSELKPTAVFHYFNEICKVPRPSKKEEKIIAFLEAFAKEHKLEILKDECGNILIKKPATKGKEHLKTVVLQSHVDMVCEKNNDVTHNFLTDPIETEIDGEWLKAKGTTLGADNGIGVATELAILAANDIEHGPLECLFTVDEETGLTGAFALKEGFLSGDILLNLDSEDEGELFIGCAGGIGSIGEFHYKEVTVPEGYFFFKVEVKGLKGGHSGGDIHLGRGNANKILNRFLSQTAQKYDLYLSEINGGNLHNAIPREAYAICAVPHDAKELVRVDLNIFSAELENELSVTEPNLKLVLQSETLRTTAIDKDTTSRLLKTLYATPHGVFAMSQDIPGLVETSTNLASVKMQEGNVIKIATSQRSSILSARNDMANTVRAAFELGGASVSFGEGYPGWKPNPHSEILEVTAASYKRLFGVEAKVKAIHAGLECGLFLDKYPSLDMISFGPTLTGVHSPDERMHIPSVDKFWKHLLDVLANIPEKK
- a CDS encoding endonuclease; the protein is MIFFVFLLLIAANLKAQESASFRLMFWNVENLFDCKHDTLKNDLEFLPTSMRNWNYGRYKKKLANVARTITAVGEWAPPVLIGMCEVENDSVLRDLTLYSPLKKEDYQYVMTNSPDKRGIDVALLYQRGSFKLLSWESLRISLPGEHSYPTRDILHATGLIINSDTLDVFVVHLPSRLGGQKASEANRVCVAERIKAAVDSLFLVRSSPKVVIMGDFNDYPENKSISEVLEAVAPPDHPEPLHLYNLLAAKSKVRNFGSYKYKGEWNLLDQLIVSGTLLTPHSSLYTNEAKANVVRLPFLLIEDEKYGGEQPFRTYTGIRYQGGFSDHLPVYVDFSVGASE